A stretch of Brassica napus cultivar Da-Ae chromosome C6, Da-Ae, whole genome shotgun sequence DNA encodes these proteins:
- the LOC106403717 gene encoding uncharacterized protein LOC106403717, which yields MTSSVPNDILISEINARLRKAYSEEEEYWRQRSRTLWLALGDRNSGFFHATTRQRWATNKFSVMEDSQRLAVFEEHEILRLISDYFENLFKTNNSTNTGIVEEAISPAITEELNEGVSAVPSDEEIKAATFSIHPDKAPGPDGFSAGFIRTNWNTVGPAVSREIKQFFSTRVLPSNINHTHIRLIPKILAPRTVADYRPIALTSVYYKIISKIITKRLQPILDLIISENQSAFVPGRAIADNVMITHETLHFLKRSGAVKHCSMAVKTDMSKAYDRLEWNFIEAVLRRFGFNDSFCHRVMSCITSVSYSILFNGEAQGHIIPKRGIRQGDPLSSYIFIMCSQVLSGLCTVAQNRGTLAGIRVARGSPRVNHLLFADDTMFFVKTSQQSVDVLKDILIKYETASGQTISPLKSSITFSKKTPMEVKIRVQASLGITKEGGVGKYLGLPEHFGRRKKDLFTSIVDSIRQRAASWSSNKLSSAGKLVMLKSVLSVKPTYAMTCFKLPLSLIKRIQSALTRFWWYANPDERKMCWVAFSELAKSKGVGGLGLRDIEMFNVALLAKQSWRIATNPECLLSRVLLGKYCNHQPFFSVSASSSISHGWRSILCGRDLLLANTGKAIGDGRDTSLWEEPWLSSETPTRPMGPPTDETKHWRVSDLISRESGEWNKALIERTLPHAVKEILSIKPSKLGKPDALVWLPTKDGAYSTKTGYYTGLSMKETTHLRPAPPQPCNWNADIWRGLFSPKLRVFLWKIVKGALPLGENLEKRSILTTSKCIHCGLRETASHLFLHCRFATRVWAMAPLLHPELITSTPDFETALKNSKKITNLPPSGLASGPLFPWICWTLWTSRNQLIFENRAVTPEETLTRAIKLAREWQEAQCQGQSQTTTTPPLNVVHPIETTSRNNSGGTTVCTDAAWKEESNRAGLGWIFTDHAGDTITSESRSETFVPSPLMAESLAIREALLHARQMGISTLTVKSDAQTLVRAINDRKLLKEMFGIFHDILKLSLEFHVISFVFIPRSDNIAADVLAKGVLLASDITLLSV from the coding sequence ATGACCAGTTCGGTCCCTAATGATATCCTCATCTCTGAGATCAATGCCCGACTACGAAAGGCCTACAGCgaagaggaagagtattggagGCAAAGGAGCCGGACCTTATGGCTTGCATTAGGGGATAGGAACTCAGGGTTCTTTCATGCAACAACCAGACAAAGATGGGCGACAAATAAGTTCTCAGTTATGGAAGATAGTCAACGCCTTGCAGTCTTTGAAGAACACGAAATCTTGAGACTGATCTCAGATTATTTTGAGAACCTGTTCAAGACTAACAACTCTACCAACACCGGAATAGTTGAGGAAGCAATCTCGCCAGCCATAACCGAGGAGCTTAACGAGGGAGTATCCGCTGTACCTTCTGATGAAGAGATCAAAGCCGCGACTTTCTCCATACATCCGGATAAGGCCCCGGGCCCGGATGGGTTTTCTGCAGGGTTCATCCGGACAAACTGGAACACAGTGGGACCTGCAGTATCAAGAGAGATCAAACAGTTCTTCAGCACAAGAGTCCTGCCCAGCAACATCAACCATACTCACATCCGGCTCATCCCAAAGATCCTTGCCCCTAGGACTGTGGCGGACTACCGGCCCATCGCCCTGACCAGCGTTTACTACAAAATCATTTCTAAGATTATCACCAAACGGCTACAACCCATCTTGGACTTGATAATCTCAGAAAATCAGTCGGCTTTTGTTCCAGGACGAGCTATAGCGGATAACGTCATGATTACTCACGAAACGCTGCACTTTCTGAAACGATCAGGAGCGGTCAAACATTGCTCTATGGCGGTGAAAACGGACATGAGCAAAGCTTACGATCGCCTAGAGTGGAATTTTATAGAAGCGGTCTTGCGGAGATTCGGCTTCAACGACAGCTTCTGTCACAGAGTAATGAGCTGTATCACTTCAGTCTCTTACTCGATCTTGTTTAATGGAGAAGCGCAGGGCCATATAATTCCGAAGAGGGGGATTAGGCAAGGAGATCCGTTATCTTCTTATATCTTCATCATGTGCAGCCAGGTGCTATCAGGCTTGTGTACTGTGGCTCAAAACCGGGGCACGCTCGCAGGGATCAGAGTGGCTCGGGGCAGTCCGCGCGTCAATCACCTTCTATTCGCTGACGATACGATGTTCTTCGTTAAGACATCGCAGCAAAGTGTGGACGTGCTAAAGGACATCCTGATCAAATATGAGACTGCATCAGGCCAAACGATAAGCCCCTTGAAATCTTCCATCACATTCTCGAAGAAGACTCCCATGGAGGTGAAGATCAGAGTACAAGCTAGCTTGGGAATCACAAAGGAAGGAGGCGTGGGCAAGTATTTAGGCCTGCCTGAACACTTCGGTAGGCGAAAGAAAGACCTCTTTACTTCAATTGTGGACAGCATTCGACAAAGAGCCGCGAGTTGGAGCTCCAATAAGTTATCTAgtgctggaaaactagtcatgcTCAAGTCGGTGTTATCAGTCAAACCAACATATGCCATGACCTGTTTCAAACTCCCACTCAGTCTCATCAAGCGAATCCAATCAGCGCTAACAAGATTCTGGTGGTATGCTAATCCCGATGAGCGGAAAATGTGTTGGGTTGCTTTCTCGGAGCTGGCTAAATCAAAGGGAGTAGGGGGACTAGGCCTCCGCGATATAGAGATGTTTAATGTGGCTTTACTAGCAAAACAAAGCTGGAGAATTGCCACAAACCCTGAGTGCCTGCTCTCAAGGGTCTTACTTGGGAAATACTGCAATCATCAACCATTCTTCagtgtctcagcttcatccTCAATATCACACGGTTGGCGAAGCATCCTCTGCGGTAGAGACCTCCTCCTAGCAAATACTGGGAAAGCGATCGGGGATGGCAGAGACACTTCGTTATGGGAGGAACCGTGGCTCTCTTCAGAAACACCAACCCGTCCAATGGGACCGCCAACGGATGAGACTAAGCATTGGCGGGTCTCAGATCTTATTAGTAGGGAGTCGGGAGAGTGGAACAAAGCGTTAATAGAGCGCACCTTGCCTCATGCTGTCAAGGAGATCCTCAGCATAAAACCAAGCAAATTAGGCAAGCCTGATGCTCTGGTATGGCTTCCAACAAAAGATGGGGCATACAGCACGAAAACCGGTTACTACACCGGCCTATCAATGAAGGAGACAACCCACTTGCGGCCTGCACCACCACAACCTTGCAATTGGAACGCCGATATCTGGAGGGGATTATTTTCACCAAAACTAAGAGTTTTCCTATGGAAAATTGTTAAGGGAGCGTTGCCACTGGGAGAGAACTTAGAAAAGAGAAGTATTCTAACCACCTCTAAGTGTATTCACTGTGGACTGCGAGAGACAGCATCACATCTGTTCCTACATTGTCGGTTTGCAACAAGAGTTTGGGCGATGGCACCACTGCTACATCCGGAACTCATCACCTCTACACCAGACTTTGAAACGGCCCTCAAAAACTCAAAGAAGATCACTAATCTCCCACCGTCAGGATTGGCGTCTGGCCCTCTGTTTCCTTGGATTTGTTGGACCCTCTGGACTTCAAGAAATCAGCTAATCTTTGAAAACAGAGCAGTCACTCCGGAGGAAACACTGACACGAGCAATAAAACTAGCGCGGGAATGGCAAGAAGCTCAATGTCAGGGACAATCGCAGACTACAACTACTCCTCCACTGAATGTAGTCCACCCTATCGAGACCACTTCTCGGAACAACTCGGGTGGAACTACCGTTTGCACGGATGCGGCGTGGAAAGAAGAATCAAATAGAGCAGGCCTTGGCTGGATCTTCACAGACCATGCAGGCGATACCATTACGTCGGAAAGTAGATCGGAAACTTTTGTTCCTTCCCCCCTCATGGCTGAGAGCCTGGCCATTCGCGAAGCTTTGCTTCATGCGCGCCAAATGGGCATCTCCACCTTGACAGTGAAATCGGACGCTCAGACTCTAGTCAGAGCTATCAACGACAGGAAACTTCTTAAAGAAATGTTTGGAATATTTCATGATATTCTCAAATTGTCTCTAGAGTTCCATGTGATCTCCTTTGTTTTTATTCCTCGCTCAGACAACATAGCTGCTGATGTCCTTGCTAAGGGGGTTCTGCTTGCTTCTGATATTACTCTGCTCTCTGTGTaa